The genomic region acacaaagatgtAAAAGTCGTTTGACACAgaacatttttctatttttctagaACATTTTCTACATCAACAAACTGCAGAATGTTTGACTCAAGTCTAGGTTTAATGTTAGCCACATCAAAACCTTTAATATAATTACATTGTTTAGTACAATTATTGTTTTCCTGACACTGTATCTCAGTAACGCATATTGTTTCCTGAAGCAGGACTCTAAGGATGAGCTTGCTGACGCAGAGCTGGACAGGATTGGCAGTGACATTGAGGAAGGAGGACTGGACCTCAGCCTGCCCTTCCAGCCTATCACAGCTTATGTCACTGACAAGAAAGAGATGCTGGAGCAGTGTTTCCACGTTCTGGGGGAGAGGAAGCTGCGGAAGATGTTGCCTGATGAACTCAAGGTGACATTTTAGCGTGTCGACTcaatattatatacagtagctgTGAACTCAGCTCctcagaatgaaagaaaataagacaggctGAATGTAAATGTCAGTTTTGAATAACATTATCTCAGAGTAGTATGAGAGTTATCACACTAGCCTTAAACACAagtttttcattcataaaaaatgatgtgtgaAGAGTGAAGAGCAGTTGTCTACTAAAGGACAGAGCTGAGAAACAGGCTGACCTTTATCGTTACATAACCATTGAAATGCAGCTTTGAATTTCCACCCTGTACTtttacaaacattattttttgtttttaatggacCTTATTTTCTGCTTTAGCAAGTGTTGTCTTCCTAATTAACATGTTGGAAAGACATGCAGGGATTAAAGTTCTCCGTCGCTATGACGGATTTCTGTCAGTTTAACTGCTGAAAGGCCATATATGAGATCAATGCAGATCCGGTTAGAATTACAGAGgtacagtataataataatatataacgtGATACCCTacatctatctataaatgacaggaacgtctgtctgtctgtttgtttgtccggttgtctgtttgtctgttattcGCATATCTCTCGAACCGTTCATCCGATTGATTTCAAACGTGACAGATGTCTTGCTATGAGCACGAGTAAAGCCCATaaggtaaaataaaacacaaacgaTTTCTGAACATTTATACCTCCTACcgaggcggggagttccggtcctctgaaatgaggccaccacggaagtaacttagaactgcattctatcaaaaggccactagggggcggccgttttggtgtcaaaaggacttccgtctctatacaagtcaatggagaattcaccaatttctcacttgatttctaacctcagtaaacattttcaaaatgtttatggtctcaatagctagtttaaagccttcttcaatgcagtatgatgttcatttgtgaaattttggcctccctgattttatatttgacgataaagcagggtatgcattagggcgtggctacgtcgtgattggcaggttgattgaccaatgtccttgagatccagccctcgcaaccaatcgcaacctccccgctccgccgttggctcCGTccatacttccgcccatgacttcgcctcatgcccatataagtagaatccgtgttctttttttcccggcatgcacctgaaatattcaagatggcgctgcctagattcgaaactattggcttctgagcagcagtccacaaaccaatgggtgacgtcacggatgtaacgtccatttcttttatacttttatactatgCTCCTACCCCCACTGTGGTTATACAGACCACAATATGCCTTATTAATTCCTGTAATCTTTTCTATTTCATTTAGAAAAGAGCAGCATTGGTTAGTGGGTGAAATATAATCTTGTTCAGCAGGAGAACAATTTGCCGTTTTTAAAGGGTTTCTATGAAAAGGTAGATGGTGAACAGTTTATAAAAATTTCAgtcagaagattttttttttgctttaatccctgtATGTGACCACAGCCATATTCACACTGTTTGTTCCATCTTTGTTGTCATGGTGCACTTCATatcgggggaggggggggggttgttttggcACAATTGTAAAGTAAAATGAAAGAGCAGATACCAAAGTTTTGTTACCCTAACCGATCATTGCAGTTGTTTGTTTGAGAAACATCTTCCATCTTTactttttaatcacatttttccTTTCACAGGACTGTGGTTTAGAGGAAATCAGAAAGCTGTGTTGGGAGCAACTGGAGCAGATCTCAGAGAAAAACGTTATGCATATTCTAGCAggtaagacttttttttcacacCTGCTTTCACTGCTGTCTGTGCTGAGTGTCTGAACAATCAAGTATCGGTTAAGACTGTTGTTTATTGTGTCTAGGGGAAGAACTGACATCTGGAAATTGTGATGAAAACACAGAGACTTCTGAGAGCCAGTGAGTGAACAGTTTCCTAACTCATTCAGGATGCAATTTCAGAGTAAAGTAGAccgtgttcttttcctttctcatactttttatgtgtttatttcatttgttcCCCCCAATCAAGGCAAGACAATAATGTGGACTCTACATCTTGCCTCAAAGAAACTGCAAAAACTGAGGACCCAAAGCAAGGTAATTTAATATGTAATGCGCAGAAAGAACACACCCAGGCATTCAATCAAAGACTTCAAAGACAGAAAAGGCTATAAAAGAACcgttttacatttaaaatgtctgtCATTTTCTTTACAGAGGGTGGTGGCTCAGGCGAGGAGAGCGATGTTCTAAGCATAAATGCAGACACTTACGATAGTGACATAGAGGGACCCAAAGAGGAGCAGTCTGTTAAAGCTGAGGTCGGGGCAGTAAAAGTAGGGGACAACAGTGGGGAAAGCACAAACCCGGCAAATCCAGAGCCTCCCACAGACTCTAAACCAAAAGAGGCAAAGAAAGACATCCAAAGTGATATAGACAAAAGTGTCAGTGAGATTTTAGCATTCTCCTCCACTTCAagcaaagaggaagagaaagaacagaGCGAACCACTGCTGTCTGCAGACGTCAGTTCACCTGTTGAAGGTGGATCCGTTTCAAGTTGTGTGCCGGCGGTATGTCAGCCGTCAATTCAGCAACTGGAGCTGCTGGAGTTGGAAATGAGGGCCAGGGCCATCAAGGCTCTGATGAAAGCGAGTGATGGGAAAAAGCTTTCTGTTGCAAAACACGTTTAACATGTTCTCATTATTTTTGTATGGTTTGATGGGTTTATAGACTGTGTATAATTTAGGTCACAGACGAAAGACTTGAATCATACCGCACAACATTCACAGCATAGTACTGATAGTCTTTTTATGAACCATGAATTAGTGTTTTTTGAAAGTACTCTTTaaaatatgttgtgttattACTCCATATTGGAATGTTGTAAATATTTACTGTTAATTAAACAAATCAAGGCCTACCCTACATCAACTGAATGCATGTCTTCTGTGTTGGATGGATGTTTATAGTCATAGCACGTGTATTTTATTTTCCGGTCACTAGATGGCAGTATTACTCTGCCATAATATATCCATGATAACATGTCTAATCTGAGAGGGGGTGAGCAAGAGATGCTTTATTTGTTCGCATTACAGTCAAAATGGTCATAAGCAGCATGAAAGTCAAGTTTTCTATGCAGTGATGTAATTTAGTAATGCGATTAGGGCAAAAATTGGTTCTGCGATGGTAGAGGTTCTCACAGAGTCAGTGTTACAGCTTGCTGCAAACGGTATTATGTCTATAGATTTACAAGCCCAAATAGGTGGCAGCAGTGTTGTGCTGCCATTGAGAGATACTTTTGAGTTTGTTTTATGCATAGTAAAGCTACGATCAGTCAaccaaaagaaataaaatcaacCATTTTCATAATTGaatcttttaaataatttttcaAGCACAAACACTAAACATTTTATGGTTCCTGGTTCTCACTGTGAAcatttgattttctgttttatattataataaattgAGTATTTTGAGGGTTTTGCACTGTTTATCAGACAAAAAAGATTTGATGATGCCACCAGTGTCCTCTGGGATACTATGACATTTTTgactcttttctgttttctagACCAAACTGAATTGAATAATCAAGAAAATACCATGAGATTAGTTGATAATGATATGTAAtgataattgttagttgcagctatGCATTAGGTTGCTACCTAGTGAATAGTATTAATAACACTGTGTACTTCAATCATTTGCACCTTCCCAATGTTTAATTTGGTTTCTGACACCAATGTCAAatggaacaaaaaaatatttcccATTGCTTTCCGACAAGATGCAGAAACCCCCCCAAAAGAAATGGTCCAACTGTCTTCACCTATTAACCAGTGTAAATAATCTGCCAATTTTATCCACCAGAGTAActttagatttatttataatttatagtGGCTATAATTAATAGCACCCTCTTGCGTAatagtgttgttttttccctttaatttaCTCCTTCGTTCCAGTATAAACTGTAAGGTTGTGGCATGTGTGCAATTACATGCAGATGCAGAGCAAAACAGCTCCCTACCCCACAACCTCAAAGGAGACAATGAAAAGTACGATAAGATGCTGGTTGCCTCCTGGGCATTTGCATTTAAAAGGGTTATTTCATGGGAGGAATGAGGGTGGGAGGGTTAAATGCACCATTCTCTATGCATTTATGTGCAGGTATCTTTGTACTCATTGATGATCTCAAGAGAAAAATGTCCactttagtaaaaaaaaaaaaaaagggacacaAAGATTCTGAGTGCTAGCGGTGTCTTTGACTGGTGACTATTTATCGGTGTAATTTTTCTGCTATTATGATGTCAATTATGATTTGGTGTGAGCAGATAAATGGCTTTTTAAGCAGACCTCAAAATGGGCAGGCTGAAAAATGGATTGATGGAAGCGAGACGATACTGTTTTGTTGAGAAGGTACTTTCTGAATTCAAATTACCCAATGAACCATGTTAAAATATAAAGATATGATACTTGCTATTATGAAGGTCAAAAACaagattatattaaaaaaaaaaagaaagttctTGTGCTGACTTCTTCATCTAGCTACTTAGTGGCTGCATCTGTCATTTCCCTCATTGTCACCGAGCCTTTGGATAGGGATATTCAAATACACTGCTGTCCTCAAAAACTGTTTTAGGGTTATGGTTTTCCTCTCAGATTTCCTTTCAACTTGTACTGCAAAACTATCTCTTAAAACTCTCAGGGATTCCAGATTCAGAAACAATGAATATCTGTCTCTTATTAAAACTCACACCACATACTTTAGTACTTGATGTTCTGGAAGACATCATATGTGACTCACGGTGTGCTGTAAGATGTTGCATGTTGGATGTCGGCTTTAGGCTTGGTGGACTTCTGGTAAATACTTAATGGGTGTCAAGAAATACCAATTCTACTGTTGTATTGCAAAGTCAAGTTTCCAAGAGGGACTAGGAAGGATGTAACATGTTATAGCATGGCTTCCTGCAAAGTCCAGTTTAAACAGTGGGAATGAAAAATATTACTCTTACTGCATTGCAAGTACTGTTCAGTTTTGTTGTGTAAATATAGACTCCTGTGTTCAATGTTTGGGGAgttgaaatgtcattttcatgTTATTGGTAGACATGGTAACTGTGACAGTGGCCCCAAAGGACAAAACGCATACAATAGCGGAAACATTGGGAGGAATAAGCTTCGAGTCAAGAGTGTAAATaccaaaacaaatacaaaaagcaaaagcacaaacattaactgaaaaacacacaaagctgcAAATATCAAAAGCACAGTAGTAGAAATTTTAAGCAAAAAAGACACTTGGAGGAGGGGAGACACAGCACGAACCCTGTTTTGGCAACTCTAACTGCGTGACTTTAGGGATGTCAGTTTGGCTTCATCTTTGGTTCACCATATAAAGccagaataaaatattttgctAGTTACAAAGAGGATTACTGTTAAGTACAGTGCATACATGAATGGTCCTCACTGGATGAATGAATCTTCATCCAGTACCACCAACAAGTAGTTGTATTTGTCCAACATTGAGGTTTGAAGATACAGTACCATAGCAACTAATGACCTAGTCCTCATTGGCTGCAGCTATATATAAGCGTAGTGAAAGAGCACTTGATATactaaccatagactgtataaaagactAACACTACATGCTAAatgttttaaccacttaacacacgcccctgttttttatgctgttagcctaaacgacatgcccaagttgtgagcagcacagatcccacatagtttgagactcagagatgtgtctggtatcattggaaaggaaacactctcagtgtgattctgtgacttactgacaaagagtggcagaggttacaatgatggggttgtttactcgcccataggtttgcctttacaatgacatgtgtacagacattcagggacctctcagcgagatatagacacaatgaggccacagccacaggtcttggcttcatgcagtccagattttgagtcaaaagaccaaaagatgaatttttcagagttatttttcaacaggtatgtccatgcgttttcctcaggtcctttttggagactccaaatggacacttggttaccaaagctgtataaccacaatcaaacacctataacttcacatcccctttgcctacaatcaaaatcttggtctctaatgaaagctgacaccatatt from Scomber japonicus isolate fScoJap1 chromosome 22, fScoJap1.pri, whole genome shotgun sequence harbors:
- the LOC128383793 gene encoding caspase activity and apoptosis inhibitor 1, which gives rise to MLKKKSNSTEKKRKHSQSEERHEAGKRRSTESNLEDSKDELADAELDRIGSDIEEGGLDLSLPFQPITAYVTDKKEMLEQCFHVLGERKLRKMLPDELKDCGLEEIRKLCWEQLEQISEKNVMHILAGEELTSGNCDENTETSESQQDNNVDSTSCLKETAKTEDPKQEGGGSGEESDVLSINADTYDSDIEGPKEEQSVKAEVGAVKVGDNSGESTNPANPEPPTDSKPKEAKKDIQSDIDKSVSEILAFSSTSSKEEEKEQSEPLLSADVSSPVEGGSVSSCVPAVCQPSIQQLELLELEMRARAIKALMKASDGKKLSVAKHV